In Candidatus Hinthialibacter antarcticus, one genomic interval encodes:
- a CDS encoding radical SAM protein — protein MQRVTFLALYDEYCLGVRYMSSILKEAGHDVKIIVHHGVEYISPMEVPPPEEQEEGGYYSMCTYITGQEMDLLLKELAEQDPSLVGISFTSISFGLAQFVTAHIKAAMPHVKVIWGGVDSTVNANENIQYTDMICMGEGEYPIRNLVNAMDNGGDVDHIPSIWVKKPDGQIIRNASQKLEQNLDNYPFPDFELEDKIVIHDNKIYPSPFPPKSHLYTNFIVMTARGCPFTCTYCCSGHDDVIYKGDRFLRRRSPENVVDELRYRVRTWPWTIERIEFYDDVLPLNKRWVNEFGPRYATEVALPFFGYTHPNVGDPELLAPLGEAGLSYIIMGIQSGSERTQREYYDRRHPKEQTIQTIRNIQAIGAKVLVDFIGYNPLEREEDNLETLDLILDLPQPVGIIKINPMAFYDNYKIFHTAHKENIIDQLERPKGVHALQALPNPYFVFWEMIHTLGHFDQMNRQDMMTLVGDQHLRKSPAPLEKFVDALYSATYQDGNPVVRKDEYIQQLRFRIHQLEDNSMYKAFRKIKRLVA, from the coding sequence ATGCAACGAGTTACCTTTCTGGCGCTTTATGATGAGTATTGTCTTGGCGTACGCTATATGTCGTCCATTCTCAAAGAAGCGGGACATGACGTAAAAATCATCGTCCACCACGGCGTTGAATACATTTCACCGATGGAAGTGCCGCCGCCCGAAGAGCAGGAAGAAGGCGGCTATTACAGCATGTGCACCTATATCACCGGTCAGGAAATGGACCTGCTGCTCAAAGAACTGGCGGAGCAAGACCCCTCGCTGGTGGGCATCTCGTTTACCTCGATCAGTTTTGGATTGGCGCAGTTTGTCACCGCGCACATCAAAGCGGCCATGCCGCACGTTAAAGTGATCTGGGGCGGCGTCGATTCAACCGTCAACGCCAACGAGAACATACAATACACCGACATGATCTGCATGGGCGAAGGCGAATATCCCATCCGCAATCTTGTCAATGCGATGGACAACGGCGGCGACGTCGATCATATTCCCAGTATCTGGGTGAAGAAGCCGGATGGTCAAATCATCCGTAATGCGTCGCAAAAGTTAGAGCAGAATCTGGATAACTATCCGTTCCCTGACTTTGAACTCGAAGACAAGATCGTTATTCACGACAATAAGATTTACCCTTCGCCCTTTCCGCCCAAGAGCCATTTATACACCAACTTTATCGTCATGACGGCGCGCGGGTGTCCGTTTACCTGCACCTATTGTTGCAGCGGTCACGACGATGTGATTTATAAGGGCGACCGCTTCTTGCGGCGCCGTTCGCCGGAAAACGTGGTTGATGAACTACGCTATCGCGTTCGCACCTGGCCTTGGACGATCGAGCGTATCGAATTTTACGATGACGTGCTGCCGCTCAATAAACGCTGGGTCAATGAATTCGGCCCGCGCTACGCGACCGAAGTTGCGTTGCCGTTCTTTGGCTATACCCACCCCAACGTCGGCGACCCCGAACTGTTGGCGCCGTTGGGCGAGGCGGGGCTGAGTTACATCATCATGGGGATCCAATCCGGCAGTGAGCGTACGCAGCGCGAGTATTACGACCGTCGCCATCCCAAAGAACAAACCATTCAGACCATCAGAAACATTCAAGCAATCGGCGCCAAGGTGTTAGTCGATTTTATCGGTTATAACCCGCTGGAACGCGAAGAAGATAACCTCGAAACGCTGGATTTGATTCTCGATCTGCCTCAGCCGGTCGGCATTATCAAGATTAATCCGATGGCGTTTTATGATAACTACAAAATTTTCCACACCGCGCACAAGGAAAACATCATCGACCAGTTGGAGCGTCCCAAGGGCGTCCACGCATTGCAGGCTTTGCCCAACCCGTACTTCGTCTTCTGGGAAATGATTCACACGCTTGGTCACTTCGACCAGATGAATCGGCAAGACATGATGACGCTGGTGGGCGACCAACATCTTCGTAAAAGCCCGGCGCCATTAGAAAAATTTGTGGATGCGCTTTACTCCGCTACCTATCAGGACGGCAATCCGGTTGTGCGCAAAGACGAGTACATTCAACAATTGCGCTTCCGCATCCATCAACTCGAAGACAACTCGATGTATAAGGCCTTTCGCAAGATCAAGCGCTTGGTTGCGTAG
- the ribF gene encoding riboflavin biosynthesis protein RibF, with translation MIELTTIANCPFQPSDGVVCALGFFDGVHRAHQRIIQTCCERAKQRGGVSVVFTFQNHPSDVLQPNAPTPLLTPYALKKRWIETLAPDYLVAVPFTKELSQTRAEQFIQQSLIDCFHAREIVIGFNFTFGRNREGTPEALKQKTPAAFEHVTIIEPMSHNNEPISSSRIRQSVKNGDLDHSADLLGHTVQIAGSVVQGDLRGRSIGFPTANIDYSNQLLPPNGVYGVRVMRNQFDAEPVWGVMNIGVVPTFKDTPQRTVEIHLLDFNDDLYNEYLIVDVLMNIRAEQKFDGPQQLITQIHADIAAFRQWIINNN, from the coding sequence ATGATTGAACTGACAACGATAGCGAATTGCCCGTTTCAACCCAGCGACGGCGTGGTATGCGCACTGGGTTTTTTTGACGGCGTCCATCGCGCCCATCAGCGCATTATCCAAACCTGCTGCGAACGCGCCAAACAACGCGGCGGCGTCTCCGTCGTCTTCACCTTTCAAAACCATCCCAGCGATGTGTTGCAACCAAACGCGCCCACTCCATTACTGACGCCCTATGCGCTCAAAAAACGATGGATCGAAACGCTGGCGCCCGACTATCTGGTCGCTGTCCCGTTTACAAAAGAACTCAGCCAGACCCGCGCGGAGCAATTTATTCAACAATCGTTGATTGATTGTTTTCATGCGCGAGAAATCGTGATCGGGTTCAATTTCACTTTTGGACGCAACCGCGAAGGTACGCCGGAAGCGCTAAAACAGAAAACACCAGCTGCGTTTGAGCACGTTACGATCATTGAACCCATGTCTCACAACAACGAACCCATCAGCAGCAGCCGTATCCGCCAGTCAGTCAAAAACGGCGACCTCGACCATTCGGCGGATTTATTGGGCCACACAGTGCAGATTGCGGGCAGCGTGGTTCAGGGCGATCTTCGAGGACGCTCGATTGGCTTCCCAACGGCGAATATTGATTACAGCAACCAACTGCTGCCGCCTAACGGCGTGTACGGCGTCCGCGTAATGAGAAATCAGTTTGACGCAGAGCCGGTATGGGGCGTGATGAATATTGGAGTGGTACCGACCTTCAAAGACACCCCGCAACGCACGGTTGAAATCCATTTGCTAGATTTTAACGATGATTTGTATAATGAATATCTGATTGTCGATGTGTTGATGAATATTCGGGCCGAGCAAAAGTTTGACGGCCCTCAACAATTGATTACGCAAATCCACGCTGATATCGCCGCATTCCGTCAATGGATCATAAACAACAATTAA
- a CDS encoding proline--tRNA ligase, with protein MKQSSGFFPTLREAPKEAEAKSHILMLRAGLVRQLAAGLYIYLPMGWRALRKIEQIVREEMDAAGAIEVLMPSMQPDTLWKDSGRFELMGPEMMRLRDRNEREFVLGPTHEEVVTNLAANEIQSYRDLPKNLYQIQTKFRDEIRPRFGIVRAREFIMKDAYSFDCDDAGAEKSYKAMYDAYANIFHRCGLTAVPVEADTGVMGGSHSHEFMVPADIGESEIVSCSDCDYRANRELTECATPDAVSDDGAPAMEEVHTPEQRTIEDVSAFLKTTPDKMIKTMIFTSEDGPFVVLLRGDHTVNEIKVAKAIGKQVELAEPEIIQKVTGAPVGFAGPAGLKGVKIYADYSVRSIGAGTTGANKGDYHLQNVVLDRDYKVDHWVDLRLANPDDVCPKCSQGKLSMAMGIEVGHVFILGTKYSEALHAQFTDEDGSRKPMVMGCYGIGVSRTLAAVLEENADDNGIVWPVSTAPFHVHILNLSPKSETVTQAANDLEQQLTQAGFEVLVDDRNERPGVKFKDSDLMGLPYRIVVGEKSLANGQVEFVQRSVLEKELIAPDQAVAHIQTLYNQEMERLRP; from the coding sequence ATGAAACAATCATCTGGATTCTTCCCGACTCTGCGCGAAGCGCCTAAAGAAGCAGAAGCCAAAAGCCATATTCTAATGTTACGCGCCGGCCTCGTCCGCCAATTGGCGGCGGGCCTTTATATTTACCTGCCGATGGGGTGGCGCGCCTTACGCAAGATCGAACAAATTGTTCGTGAAGAGATGGACGCCGCCGGCGCCATCGAAGTGCTGATGCCCAGTATGCAACCCGATACGCTCTGGAAAGACTCGGGCCGTTTTGAGTTGATGGGGCCGGAAATGATGCGCCTGCGCGACCGCAACGAACGCGAGTTCGTGCTAGGGCCAACTCACGAAGAGGTCGTCACCAATCTGGCAGCGAATGAGATTCAATCCTATCGCGACTTGCCGAAAAACCTCTATCAGATACAGACCAAATTCCGCGATGAGATTCGCCCGCGATTCGGCATTGTCCGCGCGCGTGAGTTCATTATGAAAGACGCCTACTCGTTTGATTGCGACGATGCGGGCGCAGAGAAATCCTACAAGGCGATGTACGACGCCTATGCGAATATTTTCCATCGTTGTGGATTAACCGCTGTCCCCGTCGAAGCCGACACCGGCGTGATGGGCGGTTCGCATTCGCATGAGTTTATGGTTCCGGCGGATATCGGCGAATCAGAAATTGTCAGTTGCAGCGACTGCGACTATCGCGCCAACCGCGAACTGACGGAATGCGCAACGCCGGACGCCGTTTCTGACGACGGCGCCCCCGCGATGGAAGAAGTCCATACGCCGGAGCAACGCACCATTGAAGACGTCTCCGCATTTTTGAAAACCACGCCCGACAAGATGATTAAGACCATGATCTTCACGTCGGAAGACGGGCCGTTCGTCGTCTTGCTACGCGGCGACCACACCGTAAACGAAATCAAAGTCGCGAAAGCCATCGGCAAGCAAGTTGAACTCGCCGAACCGGAAATCATTCAAAAAGTCACCGGTGCGCCAGTCGGCTTCGCAGGCCCAGCGGGTCTCAAAGGCGTTAAGATTTACGCCGATTATTCCGTACGCTCTATCGGCGCGGGAACCACTGGCGCCAACAAAGGCGACTACCACCTTCAAAATGTCGTTCTCGACCGCGATTACAAAGTTGACCATTGGGTGGATTTACGCCTCGCAAACCCGGATGACGTCTGCCCCAAATGCAGCCAGGGCAAACTCAGCATGGCAATGGGCATCGAAGTGGGGCACGTTTTTATTTTGGGAACCAAGTACAGCGAAGCGCTGCACGCCCAATTCACCGATGAAGACGGCAGCCGCAAGCCGATGGTGATGGGATGCTACGGCATTGGCGTCAGCCGTACGTTGGCCGCCGTGCTTGAAGAAAACGCCGACGATAACGGCATCGTATGGCCCGTTTCGACCGCGCCGTTTCATGTGCATATTTTGAACTTGTCGCCCAAGAGCGAAACCGTCACCCAAGCAGCGAACGATTTGGAACAACAACTCACGCAAGCGGGATTCGAAGTGTTGGTTGACGACCGCAACGAACGCCCCGGCGTAAAATTCAAAGATTCCGATTTGATGGGGCTTCCCTACCGGATCGTGGTCGGTGAAAAGTCGCTTGCAAACGGTCAAGTTGAGTTCGTTCAACGCAGCGTATTAGAAAAAGAGTTGATCGCGCCCGACCAGGCCGTCGCCCATATTCAGACTTTATATAACCAAGAGATGGAACGCCTGCGCCCCTGA